A genomic stretch from Tenrec ecaudatus isolate mTenEca1 chromosome 17, mTenEca1.hap1, whole genome shotgun sequence includes:
- the LGALSL gene encoding galectin-related protein produces the protein MPPRASAAARPSPPSFLPQPRQQRRPLAASLPTVAATFYRGPSPPPPSLLSPPLPLLPGPRARARVPECERAPDSLGPAPPPRSGPPGIPARALRPTSPAARPPAVHPAALCRKMAGSVADSDAVVKLDDGHLNNSLGSPVQAEVYFPRLIVPFCGHIKGGMRPGKKVLVMGIVDLNPESFAISLTCGDSEDPPADVAIELKAVFTDRQLLRNSCISGEKGEEQSAIPYFPFIPDQPFRVEILCEHPRFRVFVDGHQLFDFYHRIQTLSAIDTIKINGDLHITKLG, from the exons ATGCCGCCCAGGGCCAGCGCGGCGGCACGGCCCTCGCCACCTTCCTTCCTCCCGCAGCCACGGCAGCAGCGCCGGCCCCTCGCAGCCTCGCTCCCGACAGTAGCAGCCACCTTCTACCGCGGGCCCTCgccacctcccccttccctcctctcccctcccctccccctccttcccggcCCTcgggcgcgcgcgcgcgtgccggAGTGTGAGCGCGCTCCAGACAGCCTCGGACCCGCGCCCCCGCCGCGCTCAGGACCGCCCGGGATCCCCGCGCGCGCGCTGCGTCCCACGTCCCCCGCCGCCCGGCCGCCAGCCGTGCACCCTGCCGCGCTTTGCAGGAAGATGGCGGGATCGGTGGCCGACAGTGATGCCGTAGTG AAACTAGATGATGGCCATTTAAACAACTCCCTGGGCTCGCCCGTTCAAGCAGAGGTGTACTTCCCACGGCTG ATCGTTCCATTTTGCGGGCACATTAAAGGCGGCATGAGGCCAGGCAAGAAAGTACTTGTGATGGGCATCGTAGACCTCAACCCTGAGAG CTTTGCAATCAGCTTGACCTGTGGTGACTCAGAAGACCCTCCAGCCGATGTGGCCATTGAACTCAAAGCTGTATTCACAGACCGGCAGCTGCTCAGAAACTCCTGTATATCCGGGGAGAAGGGTGAGGAGCAGTCTGCCATCCCTTACTTTCCGTTCATCCCAGACCAGCCGTTCAGG GTGGAAATTCTCTGTGAGCACCCCCGGTTCAGAGTGTTTGTGGACGGACACCAGCTTTTTGATTTTTACCACCGCATTCAGACGTTATCCGCGATCGACACCATCAAGATCAACGGGGACCTCCACATCACTAAGTTGGGTTGA